The following DNA comes from Camelina sativa cultivar DH55 chromosome 14, Cs, whole genome shotgun sequence.
TATGTATATCATAATTCCCATTATTGagtgttttagggtttttttttgtcttttatcaTGATTAATATCATGATAATCATGAATTTTTCTGTATATAAAGACagtatatatttaattgtttagATTCATAAGAGGAAGGAGGGTTGAGGTTGAAGACACATGCAGGAGAATCTATGAACTGTCACaattaaaagaacatataactgCGTTGCATCATGTCTCAAACCCAACTGATAATAATGTCCCACTACCAAACTTAGCTTTCATAActtacatgtatatatacacacgtACGTGTGTGTGTTGTATATTAGATCAAAAACCACACGTGTGTAAGTATGTTTGTATATACTTGGTTGCAGGAAGAGTCAAGCAAAGAAGGTGGTCTGCATACCAGCGCCGGCTGCGATGAACAGCCGATCAAGTGGAGAAGTGGTTCCGTCTGATCTATGGGCTTGGCGTAAGTACGGTCAAAAACCCATCAAAGGCTCTCCTTTTCCGAGGTACTACTCTAACTCATGATAccaaaatattcatatatgataataaatatttatatatcaaagaCTAAATTAAACTTTCTTTCACCACCACATTTTTCTTGGCTCAAGTTGTTACGAATATTCGTATGTTGCAACAACTCGCCTCTTGATAATGAGTCCATTAGTGTATTAGACACTAATGAAAATAACCTTTGTTTGGTCCATATGTATATTACTCACCCATGAAAATAACCTTTGTTTACTTATACGTACGATTGTACGAACTATGTTAAGTTACGGTTAAAGTTCAGTcataatttaacttttttgaaacttaataacaaaagcaaaagaaagttGCAATtatatcgtttttttttataatttcattttgcAGTTTTATCACTCTGTAGCCAATAGAATGATAATCATCATGATGACTATATATTTCATAACACCAATGTATTTTGTTATATGTAATGATTTGGCTAATATCTATGGTTAATCAATTGTGATTGTTGCTTTCAGGGGTTACTATAGATGCAGCAGCTCAAAAGGTTGTTCAGCAAGAAAGCAAGTCGAAAGGAGCCGAACCGATCCAAACATGTTGGTGATTACATATACCTCGGAACATAACCATCCTTGGCCCATCCAACGCAACGCTCTCGCTGGCTCCACAcgctcctcctcttcctccactaACCCTAATTCCTCCAAATCACCAACGGCAAACGCAAACGCAGTGGCCACATCCATTGGCTCCCAAAACACCACCTACTTACCTTCCTCCgccactcctcctcctcctcctcctcccgtCTCAGTCTCCTCAGTAAAAGATGAACGGGGAGATGATATGGAGTTGGAAAATGTAGAAGACGATGACGATATTGCTCCATATAGACCGGAGCTTCATGATCATCAGAACCAGCCAGATGATTTCTTCGCAGATCTTGAAGAGTTAGAAGGAGATTCTCTAAGCATGTTGCTTTCTCAAGGCTGTGCCGGCGATGGGAAAGATAAAAAGATGGCGTCTGATGGGATCAGCGATTTCTTTGGTTGGTCGGGGgataacagtaataataataataataacgaCGACCAAGAGTCAAGGTCGTTATAGATAgtgttaattacagataaacaaattatttttaatcaagTTGAGCTTGTGAAAATGACGATCGTAGTGTCTGGTCAGGTGTGGGCTAATGAGCTGCTTACTTGACAGACCGTGAACAGTATTTATCGTCATTTGTTctacatttatttgttttttgtttttcgtttccGGCGGATCCCTCTtgtatagttaaaaaaaaaagaattgaaaaacaaagggcagtatttttcttcattttttttatgtgaaaagACATGCTTTATTTATTTCTCGACAATATCAGAGAAGAAAATTTGACCAAAAATTCTTTAACAAATCGTTTGAGCTACATGCAATTAATGGATTAATTGTTATAGTTAATATGTTATGTAAGTTTTGCTGCTGGGATGGGAGCAGGAGAAGTGGGGCTAAGGAATATATTGTGGATGGGACACAAAGTGAATAAGTTCGTTCATCTACAGTTCAATCACCAAACGCATCCAATAACCCATACCAAAGCTACCAAGCTAGGCATATATATCGAATTATCTTGATTATAagatcaaattttaaataaatctaaaactttaaatcatctgctataaatttatttattatttgttttttttttaatggttaagAGGTTCAAGACTGTAGGTCCAAACATCATATGGCAAAGCCTAGACCATGTAATATGATTCCAGGTGGACTATAGAGGATTAGAGGGATTACTTATTTCAACAACCAATTTTAGTTCACTTTATATTCTataagtttatataatttttttttttaaatggtcaGTTTTTATGATTAATTGCGTTACCAATCTTCTACTAAATTCATTTTATAACCTTTTGAAATTTATTGTCAGGTCGTCattgtgtttagttttttttttatgttcataATAAGATCCCACATTATACAGAATACAGTATCTTCTTtatgatgtgttttttttaggaTGTTGCTATATATGTACGAGACGAGCCTAATATTAATTGGAGTTTGGGGGTGATGAATTTTTTGgatctatatatgtaaaatatgtaaGAATAATTTCTCAATCAGACAATGCATGTGGGCGATCTTGAAAGGCAGGGAGAAAAGCCCTAGTTTCACGGCTTTCTTAATGGGGAATTTAATTTAGAATCCCattctaattatattatattccGAAAAGGCCAAGAGCTTAATTAATATACATACAAATGTTGTCTTTAATTCGTCGTTTTATGatattattcttatatatactTTGCTGAAACTGTCACACCTCTGTATGCACActgtttatttttaagatatcaACGGTTAATAACATGTCGcagaattttgtttgttttatgatttttttttcaattatacatCATTCTTCattgatgtatttttttgtttttatgatttcttgcagcaaaaattgttttatagaagaaaatatataatatttgaaaatacaagtataaaaatattttttatgatgGTTTTACAAACATGCTGTAAAATTTCGCAACATGTTATCATTACAGTGTTTTTGTAAATCCATCAAATTACAATCAccaattattttcttacatgaATATACAAACTACAAAGGACATAATTCctcttttctgaaatttttaccATTAGTATGTAACTATTAGATTGAGAATTATTTTTTGAATGAATAATATGTAACTCACAGATCTTTTCATTGTTAAATTATTTTCGTATATATATCATAGTATATTTCATGTATGCAAAGTACATGATCAGATTCATTATCcctcaatttttgtttggtaattCATATGAGTTACGTTATTGGATAGGTTTGACATGAGAAATGTCATGGATCTGTTATTTCTCCCGTGTCATTTGGATTCAAATGTTCTACTCTTCTCTTATGTTGTTTGGTTAAATAaagtggggaaaaaaaaagaagaagcaatcacAACAGCACGTTTCACATACGcgtattaattttaaatcatacatatatatatatatatatatacactatttAATTATAACTGAATTATAGGAAATGATCCATGAGAGTGTCAGAGACTCAGAGCAGCCTTTATCAATATGTTGTCCCGCGTTATTTACGCGATCGATCTAACTGATGTGTGTATGTCAACTTTAATTCcatctttgtcttttttctcGTAccaattttctaaaattgaaaTCCATGTAgcaaatttttgtatttaccGATATTTACAAGAGTAATATAGGGTATTTAGTGACTTTACGTTCTAACTTCGtaacaaaaatgaagaaaaatagtGGTAGCACTGTAGCAGTTAGTTGTCGAATTGTCATTTCCAAAACTAATTTGAATTAAGGATAGATAAAGTGCCTTAATAGCTATACTAGCATATGTCAATGTACTAAGTCGTGGCCACCAAagtatatagtattattttttgtcagccaataattttaagaaacattttggagattaataaataaaaataacagaataaagaagaaaaaaaggtaatGAGTACTAACAATTTTGATATGGGATTTTGAGAATATAATGGAAATAGTGACTCTAGGTCAAGTCAAATCGTCCATCTAGTCTGATTGATAGAAAGAAAACTTCATCACAACTCTTTGTTTCCtaaataaattgttttgatttgaccAGAGGGGGAAAAGAATAGTCTTTACATTTTATTGCCAACtatctattattatttacttttaggaaaatagtttcttatttataaaaagtataattttttgaaaataaaggtttctgaaatctttatattttctgGCATGATTAATATTgaagaaatttataaatatattgtaacTTTAAGTACTTATatagttttcaaaaaattgtttttgtgcTCACGATATGTTTCCTCTCTAGTATTTCCCTATTTATCACACTTTGTATGAacttttcttgaatttgttttcttctcagtaaaattaaattatatcttcttctttttttgcaatCTGTTACTTCATTATcaaagatatttgatttttaattttattacaaatttacaaaaatgatATATTAGACCATTTTTCAATGAAAATGTATTTAGTTATTTGTGTTGATAAATTTCTAACTATGAGACTACAACAATgatagttttcaaattttataaatgtcttttAGTTATTTCTTCAATTTACTGAAAAATaggttaacaaaaaataattaagatcatttccatttttactttcttgatttttatgCATTATCTTTTTCCATTATATCTTACAGGATAGGCTTCAGgaccaacaaacaaaatagaaaaattcgCAATTAGCCCTTTGCATAATGGCGTTATATATCGACCGTGAAGGTGATCAGGGATAATGAACTCATTGGACACAAAGAAGTTTTTTCATCTGGAAACCGCTCATGGTATAAACACTCGAAGTAGGAAGAGTACAGATTGACAAGTCGACATTTCCattataatgtatttttctaGTTGAAAGAGAATG
Coding sequences within:
- the LOC104741672 gene encoding probable WRKY transcription factor 14 — encoded protein: MCSVSELLDMDSFQGDLTDVVRGIGGHVLSPETPPQNIWPLPLTHPPPSPSSDLHINPFGDPFVSMNDPLLQELNAVTNSSYFSTVGDNNNTNNNGFLVPKVFEEDHIKSQCSIFPRIRISHSNIIHDSSPCNSPAMSAHAVAAAAAASPRGIINVDTNSPRNCLLVDGNTFSSQIQISSPRNLGLKRRKSQAKKVVCIPAPAAMNSRSSGEVVPSDLWAWRKYGQKPIKGSPFPRGYYRCSSSKGCSARKQVERSRTDPNMLVITYTSEHNHPWPIQRNALAGSTRSSSSSTNPNSSKSPTANANAVATSIGSQNTTYLPSSATPPPPPPPVSVSSVKDERGDDMELENVEDDDDIAPYRPELHDHQNQPDDFFADLEELEGDSLSMLLSQGCAGDGKDKKMASDGISDFFGWSGDNSNNNNNNDDQESRSL